In Edaphobacter aggregans, the sequence ATATACTTAGCCAGCTGCAATCGGGAAAAATTTGATGGAGTCCATGGGAACGAAGCGGTGCTCGTGTGCGTATGAGTGCCTAGCCGCAACATCCTGCAGGGTAGGGTGCCAAGGCCGGTAACTTTCTTTAAGAGTCCTCTGGAACCTGTTGCGCGTCTTAGAAGGAACCGAAAATTTAGTGTGTCCGTAGTTAGCCTGCAAATGTTGTGCTGGTTTCGGGCAAGACAAGAATCCGGTGAATGCCGGTGAAGAATCAGGGAAGAGTTGGAGAGCGCATCGTGAGATTAAGGGATATGCAGGCAGCTGCGAGCATCGCATTGCTGCTAATGAGCGTTAGCACGCAGCCGGGAATGGCGCAGCAGACAACCCCACAGACACAGACGAGCCCAACGGCACCTGCTCCCCCACAGGCTGTGGCGACCGATACGACGGGGACGCCCGGGCTGCCACAGGCTCCGGCGCCGACGCCGACCCAGCCGCTGTTCCTGCGTGACACGCCCATCGATTACACGCAGCCCAAGAGCCACTTCTGGAATCCGATCGCTCCTTACACGGCGACCGATGTGCCGGCGCCGATGCTGCAGAATACACCCCGGCTGGATTCTCTTTTGAGAGACGGGAAGATCTATCTGAGTTTGTCGGATGCGGTGACGCTGGCGCTCGAGAATAACTACGACATCGCGATTGCGCGCATCAATCTGGACATTGCTGATACAGATATTTTGCGGACCAGGGCTGGCGGAACGATTCGCGGTGTATCGACGGGACTGGTGACCAATACGATTGGCGGCACGACCCAGACGATCACATCCGGCGGCGGACCAGGCGGAACGTCGAGTGGAGCGGGCGGTGGCGCATCGGGTGCGTCGGGCATCGTTTTGAGTACAAACGGCGGCGGACCGCTTCCTGAGAGCCTGGATCCGATTCTGACTGGAACCTTGCAGTATGAGGCAGCGAATACTCCGCAGTCTACGACCTTCATTACCGGTACGAACACGCTGAACCAGAACACGGGAACGTATAACTTTGGCTATCAGCAGGGTTTTCTGACTGGAACGTTGTTCAACGTTACGTTCAACAACAGTCGGACGACGACGAACAGCTTCCGATCGAACTACAGCCCGCAGCTGAACACGATCTTTCAGGCCAAGGTATCGCAGCATCTGCTTCAGGGATTTGGCCTTGCTCTTAACAGAAGACTGATTGTGCAGGCGAAGAATAACCGGCAGATTACGGATTCGTCGTTCCGTCAGCAGCTTCTATTTACTGTGACCCAGGTGGAGAGCATCTACTGGGGCCTGGTGAGCGCTTATGAAGATGAACAGGCGAAGGAGCGGGCACTGACGCAATCGACACAGTTGTCCGCCGACAACCGCAAGCAGTTGGAGATTGGAACACTGGCACCGCTGGATGTCGTGAACTCCGACAGTGCGGTGGCGACCGACAAGCAGGCATTGGTGGCCTCGCAGACGAACCTCGAGTATCAGCAGTTGCTGATGAAGCAGGCGATCGCGCGGAACCTGAACGATCCGCAACTCTCGAACGCTCCGGTCATTCCGACCGACCGTGTGGCACTCAATCGGCTTCCGGAAGAAGACTTGCCTGTGGAAGACCTGGTGAAGCAGGCTTATTCGAACAATCCGCAGATCGAACAGGCCGTGCTGAACATGAGCAACAATCAGATCACGATCAAGGCCTTCAAAAACGGTTTGTTGCCGACTGTGGATGCGTACGCGTTCTATGGTGGTTCGGGTCTGGGCGGCGCGCAAAATCCGGCACTGCAGTGCACGGATTCAACCGGTACGTCGATTATTCCTTGCCCTCCGAATGTTGTTCAACACACCGGCTATGGAGATGTGTTCACGAATGCATTCAACAACTCATTTCCGGACAAGGGCGTTGGTGTGAGCATCAATATTCCGCTGCGGAACCGGGTTGCGCAGGCCGATCAGGCGCGGTCGCAGATGGAGTACCGGCAGTCGCAGATGCGGTTGCAGCAGCTTTATACGCAGATTCGGATTCAGGTCATCAACGGGCAGTTTGCACTGACCAACGACCGGGCGCAGGTGCAGGCAGCTCAGGCGGCTCGCGACTTTGCGGCGCAGAGCCTGGATGCGGAAGAGAAGAAGTACAAGCTGGGAGCTTCAACAACAGCGCTGGTGCTGCAGCAACAGAGGAATCTGGCGGCGGCGGACAATAACCTGATCTCGGCTACGGCAGCTTATGCGAAGGACCGGGTTGCGCTGGGCCAGTTGCTGTCGAACATCCTGGATAAATATGGGATCGACATCAAGCAGGCTGCAACTGGGAACATCACGCAGTCAGCGGTGGTTCCTGGTCTGACGACACCGAAGGCCCCGGAGGCTCCGAAGCCGCTGTCTTCGACGCCTACGCCTCCTCAGCAGTAAGCGGGTGGATGATGAAGAGGGTCCGGGCTTTGGCTCGGGCCCTTTTCTTTTTGGGAACAGGGATTAGGGATCAGGGAACATTGGGCAACGGTAATTGCACAAGGGGTATGGGTGGATGGGATCGGTGGAAATGGGTGGTCGGCAAGTGAACTAAACTGAATGTCTATGGCTACAGAGCGGGTTGTGAGTGAAGAACAGGGTAGCGAGCATTTGAATGCGCTGGCGAAGGCGGCTTCGGCGTATCTGCGGTCAGCGAAGCATCAGCCGGTGGAGTGGCAGCAGTGGGGTGAAGAGGCGTTTGCCCAGGCGGAGGCGGAGGATAAGCCGATCCTGCTGGATATCGGCGCGGTGTGGTGTCACTGGTGCCACGTGATGGATCGCGAGTCGTATGAGGATGCAGAGACGGCGAAGGTGATCAACGACCACTTTGTTGCGGTGAAGGTGGATCGGGACGAGCGGCCGGATGTGGATACGCGGTATCAGGCGGCGGTGTCGGCGATCAGTGGGCAGGGCGGTTGGCCTTTGACGGCTTTTTTGACACCGGATGGGAAGCCTTTCTTTGGGGGGACTTATTTCCCGCCGGAGGATCGGCATGGGCGGCCTAGCTTTCGGCGAGTGCTGCTGACGATGGCCGAGGCTTTTCAGGATCGGCGGAGCGAGGTGGATGAGTCGGCCGGTAGCGTGATGCGGGCGATTGAACATAATGAGTCGTTCATGGGGAGGAGCGGGAATCCGGGGCCGGAGCTGGTGGCTAAGCTGGTGTCGTCGGCGCTGAAGCAGTTTGATGCGCGGTCGGGCGGGTTTGGGTCGCAGCCGAAGTTTCCGCATTCGGGGGCGATTGATCTGCTGCTGGATTCGGCTTCGCGGGTGTCGAGTGGTGCGGGAGCGGAGTCGGCGAAGACGGCGGCGATGGTGACCCTGCAGAAGATGTCCAGGGGCGGGATCTATGATCATCTGGCTGGTGGGTTTCATCGGTATTCGGTGGATGACCGCTGGGTGGTGCCCCACTTCGAGAAGATGTCGTACGACAACAGCGAGTTGCTGAAGAACTATGTCCATGCCTTCCAGACGTTTGTAGATCCGGAGTGTGCACGGGTGGCTCGCGAGATGATTCAGTGGATCGATGAATGGTTGAGTGATCGAGAGCGTGGCGGGTTCTATGCTTCGCAGGATGCAGACTACTCGCTGGATGATGACGGGGACTACTTTACGTGGACGCGGGATGAGGCGGCGGAGGTTTTGACCGGCGAGGAGTTGGCGGTCGCGAGTGCTTATTACGACATCGGTGAGATTGGGGACATGCATCACAATCCGGCGAAGAATGTGCTGCATGTGCGGGGAACGCTGGAGGGCGTTGCGAAGTCGAACGGGATCTCGCTGGATGAAGCGAAAGGCCTGCTGGCTTCGGCAAAGGCGAAGTTGTATGCGGCGCGGCTTAAGCGGCCTACTCCTTATGTAGACAAGACGATTTATGTGGCGTGGAACGGGATGATGATCTCGGCTTATCTGGAGGCGGGACGGGTGCTGGATATGCCGGAGGTTCGAGCGTTTGCGCTGAAGTCTCTGGATCGCGTGCTTGAGGGTGCGTGGCACGCTTCGACCGGAATGGCGCATGTGGTTGCGTATGGCGAGACTGGTGTTGCGGGTGCGCGGGTGGCGGGCGTGCTTGATGACTATGTGGCGCTCGGTCATGCAGCGCTGGATGCGTGGGAAGCGACCGGGGAGATGCGGTATTACACGGTCGCTGAAGAGATTGCGCAGAGTGCAGTGGCTCGGTTCTACGATCCGGTGGGACTGGGGTTCTTCGATACCGATGCCCCAGCAGATGGTGAGCAGAGACTGGGTGCGCTGACGGCGAGGAGGAAGCCGCTGCAGGATTCGCCTACGCCGGCTGGGAATTCGGTTGCGGCGGCTTTGCTGTTGCGGCTTGAGGCTTTGAATGGGCGCGAGGACTATGCGGTGAAGGCGCTTGAGACGCTGGAGACGTTCGCTGGCGTGGTGGAGCACTTTGGGCTATATGCGGCGAGTTATGGGCTGGCGTTGCAGCGGATGGTGCAGCGGTCGGTGCAGGTTTGTGTGATTGGAGACGATGCGGCAGCGCGGCGGCTGGAGACTGTGGCGTTGGCGCGGTATGCGGTCAACAAGAGCGTAATTCGTCTGCGGCGGGACCAGATGGGAGCGCTACCGCCGATGCTGGCTGAGACGCTGCCTCACCTACCGGGGCTGCAGGAGGGGAGTGTGGCGGTCGTTTGCAGTAGCAAGGGATGTTTGCCGCCGGTGCGGACCGCCGATGAGTTGATTGAGGCTATGAATCAGTCGTTGTAAGGCTGGTGCAAATGCTACGAGTGAATTCCAACCTGGTGGTTATCACGGGAGGACCCGGAACAGGGAAGACGACGGTCCTCCAAGAGTTGGAACGGCGAGGTTTTGCCTGTGTCGCGGAGGTGGCGCGACAAATCATTCTGGAGCAGGTGCATGCCAGAGGCGACGCGCTTCCGTGGGCGAACACGGAACGGTATTGCGAGTTGATGCTGAAGCGCTCCGTTGATTCGTTTCTGAAACATGATCCTGCGTATGCGATCACGTTTTGCGATCGAGGAATTCCGGACACGCTTTGTTATGCGCGTTTGATCCGGTCTCCGCGGGAGAGTGAGATTCTGGAGGCCTGCCGGGTAAACAGATATGCCAGCAGGGTGTTTCTGGCTCCGCCATGGCGGGAGATTTACGAGACCGATGCAGAACGTAAACAGACCTATGAGGACGCCGTGCGGACATACGAGCAGATGAAGCTGGCTTATCAGGATTGCGGCTATGAGTTAGGCGAGATTCCCCGGCTTGATACTGCGAGTCGCGCTGACTTCATTCTGGATCATTTGCCTGGATGAGATGGTCAGGTTCCGAAGGTTTGTTGAACGGGTGGAGCGGTGGGGTCTGATTTCTGTTGTACGACCAGCATGTTGGAGGAGATGCCTAGAGGGATTCCTTCTTTCTCGAAGGCCAGGATGATG encodes:
- a CDS encoding TolC family protein gives rise to the protein MQAAASIALLLMSVSTQPGMAQQTTPQTQTSPTAPAPPQAVATDTTGTPGLPQAPAPTPTQPLFLRDTPIDYTQPKSHFWNPIAPYTATDVPAPMLQNTPRLDSLLRDGKIYLSLSDAVTLALENNYDIAIARINLDIADTDILRTRAGGTIRGVSTGLVTNTIGGTTQTITSGGGPGGTSSGAGGGASGASGIVLSTNGGGPLPESLDPILTGTLQYEAANTPQSTTFITGTNTLNQNTGTYNFGYQQGFLTGTLFNVTFNNSRTTTNSFRSNYSPQLNTIFQAKVSQHLLQGFGLALNRRLIVQAKNNRQITDSSFRQQLLFTVTQVESIYWGLVSAYEDEQAKERALTQSTQLSADNRKQLEIGTLAPLDVVNSDSAVATDKQALVASQTNLEYQQLLMKQAIARNLNDPQLSNAPVIPTDRVALNRLPEEDLPVEDLVKQAYSNNPQIEQAVLNMSNNQITIKAFKNGLLPTVDAYAFYGGSGLGGAQNPALQCTDSTGTSIIPCPPNVVQHTGYGDVFTNAFNNSFPDKGVGVSINIPLRNRVAQADQARSQMEYRQSQMRLQQLYTQIRIQVINGQFALTNDRAQVQAAQAARDFAAQSLDAEEKKYKLGASTTALVLQQQRNLAAADNNLISATAAYAKDRVALGQLLSNILDKYGIDIKQAATGNITQSAVVPGLTTPKAPEAPKPLSSTPTPPQQ
- a CDS encoding thioredoxin domain-containing protein, whose amino-acid sequence is MATERVVSEEQGSEHLNALAKAASAYLRSAKHQPVEWQQWGEEAFAQAEAEDKPILLDIGAVWCHWCHVMDRESYEDAETAKVINDHFVAVKVDRDERPDVDTRYQAAVSAISGQGGWPLTAFLTPDGKPFFGGTYFPPEDRHGRPSFRRVLLTMAEAFQDRRSEVDESAGSVMRAIEHNESFMGRSGNPGPELVAKLVSSALKQFDARSGGFGSQPKFPHSGAIDLLLDSASRVSSGAGAESAKTAAMVTLQKMSRGGIYDHLAGGFHRYSVDDRWVVPHFEKMSYDNSELLKNYVHAFQTFVDPECARVAREMIQWIDEWLSDRERGGFYASQDADYSLDDDGDYFTWTRDEAAEVLTGEELAVASAYYDIGEIGDMHHNPAKNVLHVRGTLEGVAKSNGISLDEAKGLLASAKAKLYAARLKRPTPYVDKTIYVAWNGMMISAYLEAGRVLDMPEVRAFALKSLDRVLEGAWHASTGMAHVVAYGETGVAGARVAGVLDDYVALGHAALDAWEATGEMRYYTVAEEIAQSAVARFYDPVGLGFFDTDAPADGEQRLGALTARRKPLQDSPTPAGNSVAAALLLRLEALNGREDYAVKALETLETFAGVVEHFGLYAASYGLALQRMVQRSVQVCVIGDDAAARRLETVALARYAVNKSVIRLRRDQMGALPPMLAETLPHLPGLQEGSVAVVCSSKGCLPPVRTADELIEAMNQSL
- a CDS encoding AAA family ATPase, producing MLRVNSNLVVITGGPGTGKTTVLQELERRGFACVAEVARQIILEQVHARGDALPWANTERYCELMLKRSVDSFLKHDPAYAITFCDRGIPDTLCYARLIRSPRESEILEACRVNRYASRVFLAPPWREIYETDAERKQTYEDAVRTYEQMKLAYQDCGYELGEIPRLDTASRADFILDHLPG